In the Peptoclostridium acidaminophilum DSM 3953 genome, one interval contains:
- a CDS encoding tyrosine-type recombinase/integrase, producing MREVSNEGRELINSFISSLSEKNLNSKTIQEYSADLKHFIGWHEYQGMDTCQNMLIFSFDQICVRELETYKEAMQNLKLKPSTINRRISTLKLFFDWAYHCGLSVRNPAKHVRLNPVQKGKPREITQDEEKRLLDTVKSHGTLRDQAMLKLMIHTGIRVGEACSLMISDISVSKKSGSISIVSGSQTRKIPLNYACASALERYVSSLKIAGDGPLFRSEKTGEKLTERAVRYIVRKYMVLAGLEGLSAYSFRHSFGYKKAQSTSLHKLADIMGHSNLSTTMSYVKASDEESKGNE from the coding sequence ATGCGTGAAGTCTCAAACGAAGGCAGGGAACTGATAAACAGCTTCATATCGTCTCTTTCTGAAAAAAATCTCAACTCAAAGACGATCCAGGAATATTCTGCCGACCTTAAACACTTCATCGGCTGGCACGAATACCAGGGCATGGACACATGCCAGAATATGCTCATATTTTCTTTCGACCAGATATGCGTCAGGGAGCTTGAAACATACAAGGAAGCAATGCAAAATCTGAAGCTTAAGCCCTCGACCATCAACAGAAGGATTTCAACGCTCAAGCTTTTCTTTGACTGGGCCTACCACTGCGGCCTTTCGGTCAGGAATCCTGCAAAGCATGTAAGGCTAAACCCCGTGCAGAAGGGCAAGCCTCGTGAAATCACTCAGGACGAGGAAAAAAGGCTCCTCGACACCGTAAAGTCCCACGGCACCCTGCGAGACCAGGCTATGCTAAAGCTCATGATACATACAGGAATTCGCGTCGGGGAGGCTTGCAGCCTTATGATATCCGACATAAGCGTATCGAAAAAGAGCGGCTCGATAAGCATTGTTTCGGGGAGCCAAACAAGGAAAATCCCACTCAATTACGCCTGCGCCTCCGCACTTGAAAGGTATGTCTCTTCTTTAAAAATTGCCGGAGACGGCCCACTTTTCCGCTCCGAAAAGACTGGGGAAAAGCTTACCGAAAGAGCCGTGAGGTATATAGTGCGAAAATACATGGTGCTTGCGGGCCTTGAAGGCCTCAGCGCCTACTCCTTCCGCCACAGCTTCGGCTACAAAAAGGCTCAGAGCACGAGCCTGCACAAGCTTGCAGACATAATGGGGCATAGCAATCTCAGCACCACCATGTCATACGTTAAAGCTTCTGACGAGGAAAGCAAAGGTAACGAATAG
- a CDS encoding proton-conducting transporter transmembrane domain-containing protein: MEMASLEKLFSIMILVYLMASGAPLLMKRHQELANHITGILCSIGGIIGIVLSLMKLLGNAGDLAFNIANTNIPYLSFTIGIDNISAFFILSLSVLAIPVSIYSVGYVSRYYGKSNTHILNSLYALFIISMAFVFVARNMVTFYMSWELMALLSYFLIMYESEKKETVEAGTLYIIMTHVGTAFLLAAFTIIYAYTGSFEFASEAAAVPSTIKNVLFVLFLIGFGAKAGVVPLHIWMPSAYPVAPSHISALMSGIMAKTAIYGLLRFVFDILKADSMWWGMAILAVGILSAVIGVAYAYMESNIKRMIAFSSIENIGIILMGLGIAGIASHSGDYMLKALAITAAMVHCFNHTVFKGLLFMSAGSIEFSTQTKQMNELGGLMKTMPLTGLFMLVGSLAISAAVPFNGFIGEWLTYQAFIMGISSEMGTINVALVLGAASLGLAGALAAGCFVKLIGICFMGSPRSSSAQKAKEVPVSMSLASGFLALLCIGIGIFPKLLIGVAAKAFYTLSGSSIMQGMNGFGVAPVYSLSLDASQITPVAAVIAGVAAAIAMAAVIAAIGGKREKRIYTTWDCGFERLNPRMQYSSTGFSNPIGIVLRLLFRPVRELKIDSGSILYTPKSIKYTLKTESIFEKYMYGPIAEFFSRISVITKISVQTGSIHGYLMYIFVTVFVFMIYNSLV, translated from the coding sequence ATGGAAATGGCAAGTTTGGAAAAATTATTTTCAATAATGATTTTGGTATATCTAATGGCATCAGGAGCTCCGCTATTAATGAAAAGACACCAGGAGCTGGCCAATCATATCACGGGGATTCTATGCAGCATAGGAGGAATTATTGGCATAGTCTTATCTCTCATGAAGCTTCTTGGAAATGCCGGAGATTTGGCGTTTAACATAGCAAATACAAATATACCATATCTGTCTTTTACAATAGGAATAGACAACATATCTGCATTCTTCATCCTGTCCCTTTCAGTTCTGGCAATACCTGTATCGATTTATTCGGTAGGTTACGTTTCTCGGTATTATGGAAAGAGCAACACACATATTCTCAATTCCCTTTATGCACTTTTTATAATTTCAATGGCTTTTGTGTTTGTAGCCAGGAATATGGTCACTTTTTATATGTCCTGGGAGCTCATGGCTCTGCTTTCTTATTTTCTTATTATGTACGAATCTGAAAAGAAGGAGACCGTTGAAGCTGGAACGCTTTATATAATTATGACGCATGTGGGAACTGCATTCCTGCTTGCGGCGTTTACAATAATATATGCTTATACAGGCAGCTTTGAGTTTGCTTCGGAGGCAGCCGCTGTTCCGAGTACAATTAAGAACGTACTTTTTGTACTGTTTCTTATAGGATTTGGAGCAAAGGCCGGCGTAGTGCCTCTTCACATATGGATGCCATCAGCATATCCAGTGGCGCCAAGCCACATATCGGCGCTTATGTCGGGAATAATGGCGAAGACGGCAATATACGGTTTGCTGCGTTTTGTGTTCGATATCCTGAAGGCTGATTCAATGTGGTGGGGCATGGCAATACTCGCTGTAGGAATTCTCTCTGCGGTGATCGGCGTTGCATATGCATACATGGAGAGCAACATAAAACGTATGATTGCCTTCAGCAGCATAGAAAACATAGGAATAATACTCATGGGCTTAGGCATAGCAGGGATAGCAAGCCACAGCGGAGATTACATGCTCAAAGCACTTGCAATTACAGCGGCAATGGTTCATTGCTTCAACCACACGGTCTTCAAGGGACTGCTTTTCATGTCGGCTGGCTCAATTGAGTTTTCAACGCAAACCAAGCAGATGAACGAGCTTGGGGGACTGATGAAGACAATGCCGCTTACGGGGCTTTTTATGCTAGTGGGGTCGCTGGCTATTTCGGCTGCGGTGCCCTTCAACGGCTTCATAGGAGAGTGGCTGACATACCAGGCATTCATAATGGGCATAAGTTCGGAAATGGGCACAATCAACGTGGCTTTGGTGCTGGGAGCAGCATCGCTTGGTCTTGCAGGTGCGCTTGCGGCAGGTTGCTTTGTCAAGCTCATAGGAATTTGCTTTATGGGGAGCCCTAGGAGCTCAAGTGCTCAAAAGGCAAAGGAGGTTCCGGTGTCAATGTCACTGGCAAGCGGATTTCTCGCGCTGCTTTGCATCGGTATAGGAATATTTCCAAAGCTGCTCATAGGAGTAGCAGCCAAAGCGTTCTACACGCTCAGCGGAAGCTCCATAATGCAGGGCATGAACGGGTTTGGAGTGGCGCCGGTTTACAGCCTTAGCCTCGATGCATCGCAAATAACGCCTGTTGCAGCAGTAATAGCAGGCGTTGCAGCCGCGATAGCAATGGCAGCGGTGATTGCAGCTATTGGAGGCAAGCGAGAAAAAAGAATTTACACCACTTGGGACTGCGGTTTTGAAAGGCTCAATCCGAGGATGCAGTACTCCTCGACAGGATTTTCAAATCCAATTGGCATAGTGCTGAGGCTTCTTTTCAGACCTGTAAGGGAGCTGAAGATAGACAGTGGCAGTATACTATATACTCCCAAAAGCATCAAATATACGCTCAAGACAGAGAGCATATTTGAGAAATACATGTACGGACCTATTGCGGAGTTTTTCAGTAGAATATCTGTTATAACAAAGATTTCAGTACAGACGGGAAGCATACACGGTTATCTCATGTATATTTTTGTGACGGTGTTTGTCTTCATGATATACAACAGCTTGGTTTAA
- a CDS encoding respiratory chain complex I subunit 1 family protein, with protein MADLSYYAIQMALFILVAPLVGGIINKIKAFTQKRKGAPIYQIYLDIIKLFTKDMVVSNQTSWVFNATPYIMFASSAAACAFVPILPGLAAKPLAGDVFIVIYILALGKFFMAISGFDAGSTFGGMGSSREMMIGALFEPSLIVAVLTLGFAAKSTSLSEIMLHSAKLGPAIVQPSYMLLLFSIVLVLIAESSRIPVDDPATHLELTMVHEAMILEYSGRHLALMELGAFIKQLIFITIIANVFIPAGTAVYAGLGFAGAMASLFVYIAKVAVISVVVALIEAGTVKLRFFSIPNLAALSFIASFVGFLQHFTGGGI; from the coding sequence TTGGCGGATTTGTCATACTATGCCATTCAAATGGCACTGTTCATACTCGTCGCGCCGCTAGTAGGCGGGATTATTAACAAGATAAAGGCATTTACACAAAAGAGAAAGGGAGCGCCCATATACCAGATATATCTGGATATAATAAAGCTTTTTACAAAGGACATGGTTGTATCAAACCAGACATCATGGGTGTTTAATGCCACTCCCTACATAATGTTTGCATCTTCTGCTGCGGCATGCGCTTTTGTGCCGATTTTGCCGGGGCTTGCTGCAAAGCCGTTGGCAGGTGACGTATTCATTGTGATATATATACTTGCGCTCGGGAAATTTTTCATGGCCATATCTGGCTTTGACGCTGGAAGCACTTTCGGGGGCATGGGCAGCAGCAGGGAGATGATGATAGGCGCGCTTTTTGAGCCTTCGCTCATAGTTGCAGTGCTTACGTTGGGATTTGCAGCCAAGAGCACATCGCTCAGCGAGATTATGCTTCATTCGGCCAAGCTGGGGCCTGCAATAGTGCAGCCTTCGTACATGCTTTTGCTGTTTTCCATAGTACTGGTTCTAATAGCTGAATCCTCAAGAATACCTGTTGATGACCCGGCTACGCATCTAGAGCTTACAATGGTGCACGAGGCCATGATCCTTGAATATTCTGGAAGGCATCTGGCACTGATGGAGCTTGGAGCATTTATAAAGCAGCTCATATTCATAACAATAATAGCCAATGTATTCATACCTGCAGGCACGGCCGTCTATGCGGGGCTCGGATTTGCGGGAGCCATGGCTTCGCTGTTTGTTTACATTGCAAAGGTGGCAGTCATTTCAGTTGTTGTGGCATTAATAGAGGCTGGTACGGTGAAGCTGAGGTTTTTCAGCATACCGAACCTTGCGGCTCTTTCGTTCATAGCGTCTTTCGTAGGATTCCTTCAGCATTTCACAGGGGGAGGTATTTGA
- a CDS encoding hydrogenase: MEIMQILSVLILLSCFVLVSNKRTNSYIKTFQAQSALLALAAFMIGFENIEGHGAVEIMLVCFLIVALKVYYIPRLLRRTFANVDYKVEKNFFYNIPLLVLVCCAIAVFNYFSISSAIGAEASELGMFLANSVSVIFIGFFFMISRKKAIGQIVGLLVMENGIFAAALFASGGMPVLVDVGIFIDLITAVIIMGIMVFKINEQLETTDINKLKRLRG, translated from the coding sequence TTGGAGATAATGCAGATATTGTCGGTGCTCATACTCTTGTCGTGCTTTGTGCTTGTATCCAACAAGAGGACAAACTCATATATAAAGACTTTCCAGGCTCAGTCTGCCCTTCTGGCGCTTGCGGCATTCATGATTGGTTTTGAGAACATAGAGGGTCACGGAGCGGTTGAAATAATGCTTGTATGTTTTCTGATAGTGGCCCTTAAGGTCTACTACATTCCAAGGCTTCTTAGACGCACATTTGCAAATGTAGACTACAAGGTTGAAAAGAATTTTTTCTATAACATACCGCTGCTGGTGCTTGTTTGCTGCGCTATAGCGGTATTCAACTATTTTTCGATATCGTCGGCAATAGGAGCTGAAGCCAGCGAGCTTGGCATGTTTCTTGCAAATTCCGTATCCGTTATATTTATAGGCTTTTTCTTCATGATAAGCAGGAAAAAGGCGATAGGACAGATAGTGGGACTGCTTGTAATGGAAAACGGCATATTCGCCGCAGCACTTTTTGCCTCAGGGGGCATGCCTGTGCTTGTGGATGTTGGAATATTCATAGACCTTATAACTGCAGTTATAATAATGGGGATTATGGTGTTCAAGATAAATGAGCAGCTGGAAACTACTGATATAAATAAACTCAAGAGGTTAAGGGGATAA
- a CDS encoding hydrogenase 4 subunit F, whose amino-acid sequence MISYLLLIPIVSIAAFWLARRESHIFVLGIAAALIMLSAGIKLSLDVAALGHVESRVLMFFYVDSLSMIVLGLVLAVSFFVVIYCAGYFKKELERGKIDLKRLRLFYSLLFAFIFSMILLLTTPNMGIMWIAIEATTLASVFLVGFENNKRSLEASWKYIIICSVGIAIALLGIIVLHISSIGIIKDAGTELSWTYLYEHAKELDLNLLRLAFIFMLVGFGTKAGLAPMHTWLPDAHSQAPSPVSAMLSGVLLNNAMYGIMRGLAILNKAMGSGSFAGAALMALGLLSILTAAVFILTQRDYKRLLAYSSIEHMGIIALGLGVFTPASVLASLMHMINHSFTKSMLFLSAGNIYQRYGTKDIYKVKGLFKSMPITGVVFMLGIFAITGMPPFSIFSSELGMVVALFKNGSYLAGTAFLFLLALVFVGFAVTLFKIFYGNAKGEQQKSLKPSPYADAVLVAMIGVITVTGVFMPNGVLKLLMDAQRIVTGG is encoded by the coding sequence ATGATATCATATTTGTTGCTGATACCTATTGTATCTATAGCAGCCTTTTGGCTGGCAAGGCGCGAAAGCCATATTTTTGTGCTTGGAATTGCGGCAGCCTTGATAATGCTGTCTGCAGGGATAAAACTTTCACTAGATGTAGCCGCTCTTGGGCATGTCGAATCAAGAGTTTTGATGTTTTTTTATGTGGACAGCCTAAGCATGATAGTGCTGGGACTTGTGCTGGCGGTTTCGTTTTTTGTAGTGATTTATTGCGCTGGGTATTTCAAAAAAGAGCTCGAGCGCGGCAAGATAGACTTAAAGCGGTTAAGGCTGTTTTACTCACTGCTGTTTGCATTTATATTTTCAATGATACTGTTGCTTACCACGCCTAATATGGGGATAATGTGGATAGCCATTGAGGCTACGACGCTGGCATCCGTGTTTCTGGTGGGTTTTGAAAATAACAAGCGCTCCCTTGAGGCTTCGTGGAAGTATATAATCATATGCTCCGTGGGGATAGCCATAGCGCTTTTGGGAATAATAGTGCTTCATATTTCATCCATTGGAATTATAAAGGATGCCGGGACGGAGCTATCATGGACTTATCTGTACGAGCATGCAAAAGAGCTTGACTTGAATCTGCTTAGATTAGCATTCATATTCATGCTTGTCGGATTTGGAACAAAGGCAGGTCTGGCACCTATGCATACATGGCTTCCTGATGCCCATAGCCAGGCTCCATCTCCTGTCAGTGCAATGCTTTCGGGGGTTTTGCTCAACAACGCCATGTACGGGATAATGAGAGGCCTTGCCATACTAAACAAGGCAATGGGGAGCGGCAGTTTTGCCGGAGCAGCGCTCATGGCTCTTGGATTGCTTTCTATACTTACGGCTGCCGTGTTCATACTTACGCAAAGAGACTACAAGAGGCTGCTTGCATATTCGAGCATAGAACATATGGGGATAATAGCTCTCGGACTTGGCGTGTTCACTCCGGCGTCAGTGCTCGCCTCGCTAATGCACATGATAAACCACTCCTTTACAAAGTCAATGCTTTTCCTTTCGGCCGGAAACATATATCAAAGGTACGGGACGAAGGATATCTACAAAGTTAAGGGGCTTTTCAAGTCAATGCCTATAACCGGAGTTGTGTTTATGCTGGGGATATTTGCGATTACAGGCATGCCGCCATTCAGCATATTTTCAAGCGAACTTGGCATGGTTGTGGCATTGTTCAAGAATGGCAGCTATCTTGCGGGAACAGCGTTTCTTTTCCTGCTTGCGCTGGTGTTTGTGGGCTTTGCTGTGACACTGTTTAAGATTTTTTATGGGAATGCAAAAGGAGAACAGCAAAAGAGCTTGAAACCAAGCCCATATGCTGACGCTGTGCTCGTTGCCATGATTGGAGTAATAACCGTGACTGGGGTGTTTATGCCTAATGGCGTCCTGAAGCTTCTTATGGACGCTCAAAGAATTGTTACCGGGGGATAG
- a CDS encoding hydrogenase large subunit — protein sequence MKKMEDIIEELRAGFGESCLNYNIVHENEMRIGVNEVDVRRMAELLCRDKGMKLACMFASDETLLPSGEFAIYYVFADAERGAFIIARMAVDSEKMSYPSVSDFIHSASFYEREIHDLFGIKAEGNESLKPMVFHGNWPEGEYPLRKTYDRSRKPAFASRRQEFMKVKGEGVYEIPVGPVHAGIIEPGHFRFSVAGEPIINLEAQLYFVHKGIEKMCEGMDFKKCFYVSERISGDETFSNALAYCQAVEKIAGVQIPRRAQITRVIFAELERLTSHLGDIGGVCLDIGYGFATFQFRMMRGWTYQLVEAVCTSRFLRSVNTPGGVRKDFLEGNEKRIIEMMIKIEKELLETIDIIKAKSLYIDRVENTGTLKKKTAIDLNATGPAGRASGVHYDVRKSFPYEAYGDMEFEVSMHNNGDVNCRLNVKLEECIQSIKLIMQGINMLESGSMCSKIDFLPPYVSALGYTESPRGENIHWIMSGENNDIYRYKVRTPSFCNWPALCEAVRGNIVPDFPIINKSFNLSYAGNDL from the coding sequence ATGAAGAAAATGGAAGACATTATTGAAGAGCTAAGAGCCGGCTTTGGTGAAAGCTGTCTAAATTACAATATAGTGCACGAAAATGAAATGAGAATTGGTGTTAATGAGGTTGATGTCAGAAGAATGGCCGAGCTTTTGTGCAGGGACAAAGGCATGAAGCTTGCCTGCATGTTTGCCAGCGACGAAACACTGCTTCCATCAGGTGAGTTTGCAATTTACTATGTATTTGCGGATGCAGAAAGAGGAGCTTTCATAATTGCAAGGATGGCGGTCGACAGCGAGAAAATGAGCTATCCTTCAGTTTCAGACTTTATACATTCGGCTTCATTTTATGAGCGGGAGATTCATGATCTTTTCGGAATTAAGGCGGAGGGCAATGAGAGCTTAAAGCCCATGGTGTTTCACGGAAACTGGCCTGAGGGCGAGTATCCTTTGAGAAAGACCTATGACAGGAGCAGGAAACCTGCATTTGCTTCAAGAAGGCAGGAATTCATGAAGGTTAAGGGAGAAGGGGTGTACGAGATTCCAGTAGGGCCTGTGCACGCTGGCATAATTGAGCCAGGGCATTTCAGGTTCAGCGTTGCGGGAGAGCCCATAATTAATCTGGAAGCCCAGCTATATTTTGTTCACAAGGGCATAGAGAAAATGTGCGAGGGCATGGACTTTAAAAAGTGCTTTTATGTATCGGAGAGGATTTCGGGAGATGAGACCTTCTCAAACGCATTGGCCTACTGCCAGGCTGTTGAGAAGATAGCAGGTGTTCAGATTCCGCGCAGGGCCCAGATCACAAGGGTGATATTTGCAGAGCTAGAGCGCCTTACGAGCCATCTTGGAGATATAGGCGGCGTTTGCCTGGATATAGGCTATGGATTCGCCACATTCCAGTTCAGGATGATGAGGGGCTGGACATACCAGCTTGTTGAGGCTGTTTGTACTTCTAGGTTTTTAAGGAGTGTCAACACCCCGGGTGGGGTAAGAAAGGATTTTCTGGAAGGCAATGAGAAAAGGATAATTGAAATGATGATAAAGATAGAAAAGGAGCTGCTTGAAACTATAGACATAATAAAGGCGAAAAGTCTCTATATAGACAGGGTTGAAAATACAGGCACACTCAAAAAAAAGACGGCGATAGACCTGAATGCGACAGGGCCTGCAGGCAGGGCTTCTGGAGTTCACTACGATGTCAGGAAGTCATTTCCTTATGAGGCTTACGGCGATATGGAATTTGAAGTTTCAATGCACAACAACGGCGATGTAAACTGCAGGCTGAATGTAAAGCTCGAGGAATGCATTCAGTCAATAAAACTCATAATGCAGGGGATAAACATGCTTGAGAGTGGTAGCATGTGCAGCAAAATAGACTTCCTTCCTCCTTACGTTTCGGCTCTTGGATATACAGAGTCGCCAAGAGGCGAGAACATTCACTGGATAATGTCGGGCGAAAACAACGATATATACAGGTACAAGGTAAGGACGCCATCGTTCTGCAACTGGCCGGCGCTTTGCGAAGCGGTAAGGGGAAACATAGTTCCGGATTTTCCTATTATAAACAAAAGCTTCAACCTATCATATGCTGGGAATGACTTATAG
- the nuoB gene encoding NADH-quinone oxidoreductase subunit NuoB, giving the protein MIKKIIQYPRLTQKYPKKPLDLPDFIGKPEIDNSKCTGCNECISACPSGCIVRDEKGVIGINLDECIFCARCEDVCASGAARMTSEFELAQKDRRLLRKTPLVIEERDIPDERYELIQREVKEKIKKIYGRSLQIRVVDAGSCNGCDYEINGLNNPFNDIERFGIRFVPSPRHADMLLVTGTATRNMELALIKTYNATPDPKLVVAVGACACSGGIFRDNYATRNGIDCIVPVDVYVPGCPPRPHAILYGILKALDRVGKK; this is encoded by the coding sequence ATGATTAAAAAAATTATTCAGTACCCAAGGCTCACTCAAAAATATCCTAAAAAGCCGCTGGATTTGCCGGATTTCATAGGCAAACCGGAAATAGACAATTCCAAATGCACAGGCTGCAATGAGTGCATAAGCGCATGTCCTTCTGGCTGCATAGTGAGGGACGAAAAAGGCGTCATCGGTATAAACTTGGACGAGTGCATATTCTGCGCAAGGTGTGAAGATGTATGTGCAAGCGGGGCGGCCAGGATGACCAGCGAGTTCGAGCTTGCACAGAAGGACAGGAGGCTGCTTAGAAAAACGCCGCTTGTGATAGAGGAGCGGGATATACCCGACGAGAGGTACGAGCTCATACAAAGAGAAGTAAAAGAGAAGATAAAGAAAATATACGGCAGGAGCCTCCAGATAAGAGTGGTCGATGCCGGCTCATGCAATGGCTGTGATTATGAGATAAACGGACTCAACAATCCGTTCAACGACATAGAAAGGTTCGGAATTCGTTTCGTGCCTTCGCCAAGGCATGCCGACATGTTGCTTGTGACAGGAACTGCAACAAGGAACATGGAGCTTGCGCTCATAAAGACATACAATGCCACTCCTGATCCGAAGCTTGTGGTTGCCGTAGGTGCATGCGCGTGCAGCGGAGGCATATTCAGGGACAATTACGCCACAAGGAATGGCATTGACTGCATAGTGCCTGTCGACGTTTACGTTCCGGGCTGCCCGCCAAGGCCGCACGCCATACTTTATGGCATACTGAAGGCACTGGATAGGGTTGGCAAAAAATAG
- a CDS encoding prolipoprotein diacylglyceryl transferase produces MDPQISIMGLKMLTFNSYKLFMAISAAAAMAICYMALIKEKLTVKQAVALTLTIGAGFFLGARLLHYMLNRELYIEKAFKITDISATNFALYGGILGSALLGGLAVIIMRLRLLKIADILVPAICVGIGTMKIGCLFNGCCYGKETELPWGIRFPMGSPAYSYHFKDKAANFTILNIPLESHAVHPTQIYELLAAAAIMLLAVYLNKKSLKDGIVFIACSLAFTIFRTINHGLREFNSAQANYLMWQPRLYLVIMAILSGMLLWIFFSDGIGTKKRA; encoded by the coding sequence ATGGATCCTCAAATAAGCATAATGGGATTGAAAATGCTGACGTTCAACTCATACAAGCTTTTCATGGCCATATCTGCAGCAGCGGCAATGGCGATATGTTATATGGCCTTAATAAAGGAAAAACTAACTGTGAAGCAAGCAGTTGCGCTTACGCTGACGATAGGAGCGGGATTTTTCTTGGGAGCCAGGTTGCTGCACTACATGCTCAACAGGGAGCTTTACATTGAAAAGGCTTTCAAGATAACTGATATCTCGGCAACTAATTTTGCACTCTATGGCGGGATTCTAGGGAGCGCATTGCTTGGAGGCTTGGCTGTTATCATTATGAGGCTGAGGCTTTTGAAAATCGCCGATATTCTCGTGCCTGCAATATGCGTCGGGATTGGGACTATGAAAATAGGATGTCTTTTTAATGGTTGCTGTTACGGTAAGGAGACAGAGCTTCCATGGGGAATTAGATTCCCCATGGGAAGTCCAGCCTATTCATACCACTTCAAAGACAAGGCTGCGAACTTCACAATACTCAATATTCCTTTAGAATCGCACGCCGTTCATCCCACGCAGATATACGAGCTGCTTGCTGCGGCGGCAATAATGCTATTGGCCGTATATCTTAATAAAAAAAGCCTAAAGGATGGTATTGTGTTCATAGCCTGCTCGCTTGCATTCACGATTTTCAGGACGATCAACCACGGCCTGAGGGAATTCAACTCGGCGCAGGCAAACTACCTGATGTGGCAGCCGAGACTTTATTTGGTTATAATGGCTATTCTATCAGGAATGCTTTTATGGATATTTTTTTCGGATGGAATAGGCACAAAAAAGAGGGCATGA
- a CDS encoding 4a-hydroxytetrahydrobiopterin dehydratase, producing the protein MKSELENKKCVPCELGTNPLNHSDIMVFSDILSDGWEVINDVKIEKKFKFKDFKEALEFTNKVGALAEEEGHHPDIQLSWGKVVISLTTHKIHGLSENDFIMAVKIDKL; encoded by the coding sequence ATGAAATCAGAGCTTGAAAACAAGAAGTGCGTTCCCTGCGAACTTGGAACAAATCCGCTCAACCACTCTGATATAATGGTGTTTTCAGACATTCTCAGCGACGGCTGGGAGGTTATTAACGACGTTAAAATCGAAAAAAAATTCAAGTTCAAGGACTTCAAGGAAGCGCTCGAATTCACAAACAAGGTTGGCGCACTAGCCGAGGAGGAGGGCCATCATCCCGACATACAGCTGTCCTGGGGCAAGGTTGTAATATCTCTTACAACCCATAAAATACATGGGCTTTCCGAGAACGACTTCATAATGGCCGTAAAAATCGATAAGCTATAA
- a CDS encoding TOBE domain-containing protein — translation MKLSARNQLKGKVVEIQEGVVSAKVVIEICEGNRISSTISMDALRDLGIKVGDEATAVIKATSVMVMVP, via the coding sequence ATGAAACTGAGTGCGAGAAACCAGCTTAAAGGAAAAGTAGTTGAGATTCAAGAAGGCGTGGTAAGTGCGAAGGTTGTAATAGAAATATGCGAAGGAAACCGTATATCATCTACCATATCAATGGATGCGCTAAGAGATTTGGGCATCAAGGTGGGTGACGAAGCTACTGCAGTAATCAAGGCCACATCAGTTATGGTGATGGTGCCATAG
- a CDS encoding TIGR00266 family protein — MQRAHEIDYTLHGDDLQLVEIELDPGESVIAEAGAMLYMENGIQMEAVLGDASGKGEGTGLMGKLLGAGKRVIMGESLFMTLFTNKGSQKQKVAFAAPYPGKIVPFDLNAYGGRIICQKDAFLCAAKGISVQMEFQKKIGVGLFGGEGFIMERLEGDGFAFLHAGGAIVEKELSQAELLKVDTGCLVAFTSGVDYDIQFMGDIKSAIFGGEGIVLATLKGPGKVWLQSLPFSRLADRMISASRHMGGGGTSKDEGSLLGGLGRLLDGD; from the coding sequence ATGCAAAGAGCGCATGAAATAGATTACACGCTGCACGGAGACGATCTTCAGCTTGTGGAAATAGAGCTTGATCCTGGAGAAAGCGTCATTGCGGAAGCGGGAGCCATGCTCTACATGGAGAACGGCATACAGATGGAGGCTGTTCTTGGCGACGCTTCAGGCAAGGGAGAAGGAACGGGCTTAATGGGCAAGCTGCTCGGAGCAGGCAAGAGAGTAATAATGGGCGAGAGTCTTTTCATGACGCTCTTTACGAACAAGGGAAGCCAAAAGCAGAAGGTTGCATTTGCGGCTCCATACCCCGGAAAAATTGTTCCTTTTGATCTGAATGCATACGGCGGAAGGATAATTTGCCAGAAGGATGCGTTCCTGTGTGCGGCAAAGGGAATATCGGTGCAGATGGAATTTCAGAAGAAAATAGGCGTAGGACTTTTTGGCGGAGAAGGCTTCATAATGGAAAGACTAGAAGGCGATGGATTCGCATTCCTTCATGCCGGCGGAGCTATAGTAGAAAAGGAACTCAGCCAAGCAGAGTTGCTTAAGGTAGACACAGGCTGCCTGGTGGCGTTTACCAGTGGAGTCGACTACGACATCCAGTTCATGGGCGATATAAAGAGCGCTATATTCGGAGGCGAGGGAATAGTGCTTGCGACGCTCAAAGGGCCAGGCAAGGTGTGGCTCCAATCGCTTCCTTTTAGCAGGCTTGCCGACAGGATGATATCGGCATCGCGCCATATGGGAGGCGGAGGCACATCCAAGGACGAGGGCAGTTTGCTGGGAGGCCTTGGAAGGCTTCTGGATGGAGACTAA